The DNA segment GCCAAGAGAGTTGTTGGAGTCTTATAACCAAGTGGACTGCTAGTATTCATCAAATGCAAACGCCATCCCCTCAGACAATGAATTCTTCACATATGCTCTCAATACATCATGTGATAATGTGAAATAGTAAATCCAGCATTAGTGAAATCGAACTGTGATGGTCATTGCAACCAAGCATAAACAATGAGTAAACAATAGATACATCAATAGCTAACACCAAGCAAACAACTACATCATCTTGCACCAACAAATAGTCACAAGATCAAATTCTACACATGAATGAACTACAAGTTGGAAGGATGAAGTTGCCCCCGAACTGTTTCAATGGACATTTAATTGAGCGATTCCATGGGCATCGATGGCATATGGCGTACTTCATTGCTTGATTAACACCACAATACAATGGATTTATCTGTGACAAATGAACAGTTTTGTGACCTAAAACTCACCCATAGCATACACTGATTCATGAGACGTAATCAGCATTTTTCTTGATGTGATTCTACTTTCAACAAAACATCTAGAAATAATGAAGTTCACATGAAATCACTAAGCCACATGAATCAACCAATTGAAGGAGTATGGGGCTCAGCAGCTTTAAGAATGCAAAAGGCAATAAAAATGGCActgaattttttaaactaaaaCATCACATTGCAGCGAAAAAGAGGACATATAGTGAACTTGTTGAGGGATGGGAAAAAGCACCGTATGCATCATAGAACTAGTCCAGTTTTATTCTGTCCAGTTCACTGATCATCTCCTCAAACTGCAAGATATTATCAAAGAAAACCAGACATAATTAGGGTGTAAGtcctattaaaattaaaaatgttACTGCAGCAAAAAAATAAACAAGGCAGGCAGCAACAACAGCACCAGTGGATAACAAACCTTTAAGACTTGGCGCAAAAAATAATCACTATAGCGCTTTATTGGTTTGGACTCCACGACATGAACGATGTCCTGTATTCAATTTACTAATTCTGAGAAATGTTTGAGAAAAATGGCTTGTCAAACTACACTCAAGCAAGTATTATTGGTATTCAATAAGAGAAGAATGGAAGACGAGAATGGACCACACAACTACAAGACCTCAAGTTTTATCTTGCTTTAATAGTATATATCCTGCATTTCCTCTTTCAATTTAAGAATCCACATATCCTGCTGTCTGTGGCATTGAAACTCCAGAACCACAGTTCTAATAAAAAGCTTCCAATCTTCATTCAAGAAAAACATGAAGACGATACCAACTATTAACAGGAAAGGTTAGGTTGCCCACCGATCCACAACTTACCTCACTAATATAGTAGTCCAAATCTGCATTAGGAATGATCTTCCCATCCCTATCAACTGCATGCATCTTGTGTTTGTATGTCATCAAGATGGTTCTGTCAAAAAAATTATTGCCAAGTCACGAAATTACTATGGATGAAAGTCAATTAACTCAGATTGGCTATAAAAagcttgaatcaaaaccattccaGAGCTTGCAGCAATGATAAGCATATGCATAACTGAGTCTATAGGTATAATAGCTTTTCTTTGAATAAAATTTACCAGATTGCAACACAAACATCAATGTACGGACCTCAAAGTGGGTTCATCCACCTCCATATATGCAGCAAGTTTCCCAATTGATATGGTGGAGTACAACTTCAAGAAACTGCGGACACCAGACAGCAACTGCTGTTGCTTCACTTCATAAAGAAACAATTTCAACTGAAGTCTGTAAGCATCCTGATTTCAGGGTTCAGAAAATTAATTATGATGTTCAATAGAATACTCAATAATAGATTGTTATGTTGAGCTAATTCTAGATAAGCATACACATGCTGGTAACTGACGCAGTATACCACAGAAACAAGGATGGaatcaaaaatccaaaaatataGCACAATTTTGGAATTTAAAGTTGCATTTATATGAAAAAATAGGTTAAAATAgacttactaaatttttaaaatcagAAGGCCAACTTGGTTGGATTACTTGACAACCAAGTAAGACTTACTATTGCCAAAAAGTAAGACGAATAGTAAAGGTGATGTCCACCTGACGACATATCAATAGTTGCAGCatttctacaaatgaaacgacaaAACAAAACCACCAACCAACATAGGAAGTGAAATGAAAGAATTTACCTGGTTGTAATTCGTAAGAGGTTCCTCCAAAACTGGAGCCGATGGAGTAATGAATTTGGGGCAGGCATATGTGAAAAGTTCATCATATACAGCATATGCTTCATCATCATACCTCAGCATCTTTGTCATCTTCTCATTGTACTTATCCCTCAACTGTGAATTCACATTCTCTTCAACAAGATTGATTTGCGGGCACAAAGAAAGGCAAATAGCCAATAAGGCATACATCTGTTCATTTTTCTTCAGTATCTGATCATATTGTGGCGATTTCTGATGATACTGCTTGAATTTAAGAATATACAGTAGGATCTTATTGAACTCACGAATTGCTTCAGCATACCTATCAACAAGACAGTAAAAGGTGAGCAATCTACTGGGTTGTATTGGTAGACCATCATGCTGATACCAAAAAACAAGCAGGCATGGAAGACACAAGgtaacacaacaacaacaacaacaataacatcaATAAGCCAAAATGTCCAATTATTTTGAGatcagctacatggatcttttcccTTCATTAAGCTCTATGATACAATATCTCTAGTTAAAATAAGAGCATTCTAGCCTCTAGATAAGCTAACAAGGTCAACAAGAAAGTAAAGAAAATCAACAACATTCATCCAAAAACCTATCAAAGAGAATAATGCTTTGCAATGTGGGAACATTAACACTTAGCCAGTTGGcactaaaattcttaaaaatatgAGAAGGACAGAACAAACAACAAATAAGCATATATTTTACAAACAAGCCAAACATGCAGTTTGGTGTCCCCAGTCCTATTAGTTCAAACCAAAAACTTGCCTGGAATTCATAGAGAAACACATTAAGCCAGAGCTGCTATGCTCAGAACAAGCTTATATCTTGAGTAGTGTTCTTCAGCTCAAGAATCATTTAAATGAAATGCACAATGATCCTTCTTCCTTCAAAAATGCCAGCAGGCATTATCTATATCGATGAACTAGCCACTTCCTTACAGCAATTATATTTCAGAGTGTTGATGATGCAATGATGATGTAGGACATTTTTCTAATATTTGCAAACACTAGGAAAAAAATATGGTATTTGACAAACTGACCTCACAGAACAAAAAATGAGAGTCTATCTGCACAGTAAGTCCCTAACTTTAACAATTATATGGAACTATGTTTCATGGCTCAAAAGACCAAAGCAGCTTTAACCTCAAACAAACCAGTGAAACATCTGTACTCAATGCACTTAACATTTAGATAAGACAGTTAAAGTGATCCAACAGACTctgaaattaattttcttgaaactgAATCAGGCATGTGAAATATAAATCCTTGTAGAATTCTAACCATAATATGGTCCTTGCAaggaaattaaaacatcattagttTTTTATAATCCATGGTATTTGTTGAGGCCCAACAGGAAAGAGGATCGAGATGGTGCATGCATACTTAAATGTGACCAAACAGTAGGCATACCATTGCAACTCACATCTGAGATGAGCAGCTAATGGGCCTTTGATCGAGGTCCTTGGGGTTCATACTGATATATTTTATCAATCTGAGAATCCATCAACCAAGAAAGTGAAATAACTCTTAAAATATAGAAGAATGTACTAATCCttgattttgtaaattttttctcatttttcaaaaaatattccgGATTACAATACCAACAAGGTAATGTTCATGTCACatataacatatacatatatgaatattAAAAACAGCTTCGTAGCTGCTGACCACACTAATagcttaagaaaattaaataattgGCTAAAACCAtagtatgcagtaccgaatggtaccgcccagtacgggcggtatgtaccgatccgatggcataccggtacgcggaccgcccggtactgcTACAGTGCCACAGTATTATACTATAACAatgttacagtgctacagtaatgaagaaaatatataaaattattcggtacaccaggatatactgctcggtataccggtaccgtatcgtaccaagccaacctcgaaacatcggtacggtacggtattacataCCTTGGCTAAAACAACTAAAACAACACTATAATCAGGTGAGTGGAAAAGACATAGGAAAAaagccaaaaagaaaaagaaaatgaatatCAACAAGACTAAAGTTTGTTTTCTCAGAATGATGCAACAATGATATATGGTGGATATATGGTGGATATGTGACTCCCAATCACAACATTGTAAACACCTTGTTGACTAATGTCGATTGGAGCCAAACACTTTAACCCGGTATGATAATCTCCCAAAAGGCAATGGACCCTCAGCAGCCCAATCATGCTGTAATAACCTAACATTTTTAGGACATTGCTGGTTCCACCTTCATAATCATAACCATCAGTAGCAGTGAATTGTTCTAGGCCTTCTTTCTCCCTTTCCAAGATTTCAATGATAGCTGATTTCTCCACCAGAGCTTGCAAGTAATTAAGCACCCCATACACATTCCATGCCTATCAACAACAAGTATTACAACGGACTAGTGTTTAGAAGTGAGGCATCAGAAAAGAAAATTGTACAAAACAGAACCATGGCAATGCATATCAAACAAACAAAGATGCAACATGCACAAGACCTGGCAGATTGCAAACGTCTGTCATGGGGAGCACTACAGCAAGTGATGACTAAGGCATTAGACACTGAAAagaatcaaaacaaaaaaaaagtggaTAATGCACCAACAAATGTGTCAAATAGAACCACAGAAGTGCATATCGGAGAAAAGCACAGACACACCAGTCATGTACAATATTCTTAACACGCACAAGACCATGCAGATTGCAAATGTTTGTTACAGGGAGCACTACAGGTCTACAGCTAGTTATGACTAAGATCACTGGGAACTACAGAACATTAACTCCGTAAAAAGGAGAACCTAAATGACATCAGAACAAATAAATAAGCAAGGAGATGAATCAATAACTAATATCCTAATTTCTTTATACTTGTGCTGGGTCCATATATTTGTTACATCATTGTTGCTTGTAGTTTCTTTAATACTAATACCAGACCCATATCCAATGCGATTGTTTTTTTCCTACAAGTCTTATCTAATCATAAACTCGATTGAATGGGTTTTTAATTGAAGATATACCATTACCGAAAGAAAGAAATCTGCTTTCCCAGTATCAATTACGCTCAGCATCACCATAAGAAACACACGGAACTTACTATTGCACAACATCAAGATCGAAACTGTGTCGTGTGATAACAAACGGTAGAATGTAAACAACGCATcgacaaataaaaaagaaaaaaaaagtttcccCGCAAAATTACCTGATCGTACTGCTGAAGCAGCTGCAGCTCCTCCTCTGTCTTGCTCTTGAGCTTGGCCCGATACTGGCAGTATGACTGGAACTGGTAGACGAACTCATCCACCATATCCCACAGCCACTGGTTGGGAAGCTGCATGTTGACGACCCCGTGGAGCACGACTCCGAAGAGGCTACAGTAGTTATCCCACGACTCCACCCGCTGCCGACCCGTGGGAGAGAGCCGAGCGTAGACGTGGCGGAACCACATCTCGCGGTATAGGAGACAGAAGACATGGTCGTTGTCGACGTAGGgggcgatggcctcgacggagggcCAGGGGTTGTCTCGGAACATACGGTCGCTGAGGCGCTGGAAGCTGCCCTCGTACATCTGGTGAATCTCGTACACGTTCTTCTCCCGGATGTGGCGGTAGAGGTGGACGACGAAGGTCTTCACCGAGTCCGGCACGAAGTTGGGGTCGTAGCTAAGATCCGTGGAGGCGCCTCCATGGCCGGCCGACGGCGGGCGCCCGTACCGGGACTCGAGGGAGCCGTCGTCGTAGTCGTACGAGCTCGCCATTCCCCCGatccgatcgatcgatcgattagGGTTGCGCTTTGTTTCAGTTTCGCAGGGCCGATGGAGAACAGACGCTCGTGTTATCGTTTCGAATAGGATCGAGCAGGCTTATCAAGACCGTTGATTTTGGATGTTTTATGATTGATATAGCATCGACGGTGATGTACTGAGTTGGGTAAGAGAACCGTGAGATCTCGCATCGGAAGGCCAGAAATCGAGCGTGTTGCAAATCGGATCCGAACCCGTTAAGAGTCACAGTGTACGTATCCCTTCACCTTTCCATATCTTCGCAAGCCTCAATGAAGGGAAATGGTTGGATTTGGCTAGGGCTGCTGCAAAACTACATCGACGGACGTATTCGATAATAACACTTCCGATACTTAATGTCAGAAACAATAAGTATATTCGAAGATAATACCTACATTCCAAAGTCATAAAGATTGCAGCTATAAATATTAGAAAACAAAGTAAATgatggagaagaaagaaagaacagtGGAATGAATAATTTTGGACACACCAACTTTCCTACGAGAGAGGATTCATGCATCAGAGGCGACCTTTCCAAAAGTGCCTTCGTGATTCGTTCATTCCATCTTTGTTTACGAATGTGCATCATCTGCCTATTTTGATTCGAAGACACGACACTCGTAGAATTAATTTAGTTTCCGATCCTGAAGGCCGAGCCGATCCCGGAGACGGGCCCACGGCTTTGTAGCCATCCATGCCGTCAAATCCTACGTAAAATCACATCCTACGGCCATGATCGATCGAGATCCGATTCACGCTCCCCATTCTGGCTGTGGCCCCGCCACTTATTACTGCGTTACGGTGGAACCACACTCCCGTTCACTCCCTCTCGGTGTACTAACTCGTGTAAACTACGTGTCATATATTTATCCCATGAATGATTGCCACGTAGCGTGTAATTATTTTAGTTAATTTCGTCGGGGTAATAATTACTTCATCCCGATGTTCCTGCATACGGTGTCGGCGGTGGGCGTCCACAAGCGCGCGCTCTTTGGCGTTCGAGTCCTCTCGTCGAtcgccttcttccttcctcttctcgagATCGATTTCGATCGGCGGAAATCCCACGGGTGAAGTCGAAGAGACGCACGTTCTCGATCCCTCGGGCTCGATCTGATGGCGGCCGTTCGAGTGACGATGGACGTTGGGAGCGACGCGGTGGCGGTCATCACCATCCGCAACCCTCCGGTTAATGCTTTGGCTCTTCCGAGTAAATCCCCATCATTTTCATGTTTCTCGTCGTTTCGTGGACTGAGCTTCATTGTTGATTTAGTTGTTTTTCCAAATATTTGGGATCTTATCGTCCATTTTGATCTCCATTTGAGGGCTTATTAGTTACGTTTGGTGATTAGAGGATTGCCAATAATATTGGTTAGATTCTTGTAGTCGTTGCTGGATTGAAGGAGAAGTATGCGGAGGCAATGAGTAGGAGTGACGTCAAAGCAATTGTCTTAACCGGTGAGCTTCTGATGCTACGTTTGTGCCTTGTTTTCTGATGTTATTTTACGTGGCAAATGCAGACTTAATATATTTGATAATTCATCATATATGTTTTttgaaaggattatgattgttttTTACCAGTTACCAAGAGAATTACATAAATTGACTATCTTGTTGGCTTCTGAAACTTATTATCTGGATGACCTACCAACTTCGAGATTGGCGAGGTGAATTGCCCCTCGATAAACGTATTATACTTCTTATTCTAGATTATTGGTATGCAGATCTTGAGAAGGTCTGGGTAACTGTTGGCAAATTTCTGAGACCGGATGTTTCATGAATGGACTAATATGCTTTCTGTTCCAGGTTTCACCTTGTAATGGCTTCTGATCTCAGTATTCAGTGGTGGTTTTACTCATCTGTGCTTGGTCACGGGGACAGATTTGCATGGTGATGGTGATTTTAATGGCTAATGAGCATCTTTAGCTTTTGGAAAATTTGCATTGTTCTGGATCTCACATAGGTTTTCCGATTAATTTCTAAGTGGTTGCTAGAAAATGCAAGCTGGGATGTGTTTTAAGAACTCTGAAATTGGAACACTGCATAATGCTTATTGTATGTTTTCACATCAGGAATTGTTTCTGTTAGTCGACTGCAAAATTAGTAAAGAAAATTCATGAATGGTCATCACAAGTGGAAGGAATGGTTTGTTATTTGAATGGTCGAGTGGTTGTTTCATAGGTTTTGAAAGGAAGAGAAATAAGAACTTGATGGGTTTCAGACGTAAGAAATGCTATTATCATTGTAGCGGTAAATTTTATTGATTGCCAAGCAGCAAGGTTTAAGTTGGAATTATCTGATGTGTATGACGTTTGACATTCCATGGTGCCATATTGGTGCATTTACATGCATTATTTAGTTCTTAAAAGATGCCATATATTGGTGCATTTAAATTATATTTCTCTTATATGTGGATCTGATGCCATCCCCAATTTCTTTTCTGACAGGGGAGGGTGGCAAGTTTTGTGGTGGTTTGGACATCAATATTTTTGCTGCTGTTCAGAAAACAGGCATGGTCCTCAAAGGATGCAAAATTGTTAAATTTGCTTGTTTGATAGTCTATCATATAAGATTTGCAATTTTTTAATTAGTGCAACTGTTACTTGCAGGTGATCTGTCACTGCTACCAGATACATCTGTTGAACTTGTGGTCAATGTTATTGAAGGTTTGTCGCCACTATGAGTTACAACAACTTATCTGTTTTAAATATTATGTATACTCTTGCTGGAAAAAAGAGTACTTGGCAGTCCGATTGGACATTTTCCTGCATCTGATATGTATTCTTTCTTTCAAGGGCTTAAATTTGCAAACTTTATTGGTTATGCAGATGCTCCAAAGCCTTCTGTTGCAGCCATCCAAGGGCTTGCACTAGGTGGTGGTCTGGAGCTAGCGATGGTTCGTGCTCTTTATACCTGTTGCACTTCAGCTGTCTTTCTTTATAATTACATCTTCACAGAACCTCCATCAAGCACTTCTAAAACTATTCAGGGTTGCCATGCACGAGTTTCTACTCCCGAAGCTCAGCTTGCATTGCCAGAATTGGCTCTTGGTGTGGTTCCTggaatgggaggtgatgaccAACTCATGTGATTCTAAGAATATTCTAAACTATTCATATTTTCTAGAGGTTTCTTTGTATATTCTAATTGTCTTGTCTCACTGGGACCTTATTATCTGAAAGGCACACAACGTCTTCCAAGGCTCATGGGATTGCCAAAAGCTATAGAAATGTTGCTGGTTAGTTTATTCTTTCCAATATCAGTACAGCCTGACTAATCTATGTTGCAAGTTAATCttgattttgttttgtttataatATCGCTTCCTTATATGTCCAAAAGAATGCCACTAGGAATACTTACAGTGTTAATATTGGTTTTTATGCATTAAAATCATGTCTTTTAAAGCATGCTGACAAGTTTTAATATGGTATGTCCTAAACTGTGCTGAGTGGTATTGCAATCCTTGCTTTATAGTCCACTTTGTCAACATGTCAGCCACTTTTATGTTCTCTTGAACCCCCTTCACAAACAAAACCATGTGGCTTAACTATATTTGGTCTGTATTTGTACGTGTTTGTTGCTTTGTTGTAACAAACATTATTTTGTTCATTATGACATTATATTTGATCTTTTGAATGTAATACCTTTTATGTTGGTCTAGATTATAGTTAATTAAGTGACAATTACTAAATATTAAGCTAGCATTCATAATTGAcagttttttttacttttctgACACTTCAATGCAGCTATCAAAAACAATTATTGCCAAGGAAGGGAAAGAATACGGTCTTGTTGATGCTATTGCTTCACCTGAGGATTTGCTGAAAACATCACGATTGTGGGCTTTGGAAATTGCAGGGCAGCATAAACCATGGATCATTTCACTTCATCGGACTGATAGACTTGGTTCTCTTTCTGAAGCTTTTGAAACACTGAAGGCTGGTAGGCAACAGGCTAAGAGGATAGCACCTAATGTGCCACAGCACCAGGCATGCCTTGATGCAATTGAGGAAGGTATAAATTTTGGAGGATATGCTGGTCTTCTGAAGGTATGTGTTTCTTTCTAGTTTTTGATGAAAAAACGTATTGAAGTTGTCAAGACTTACATAGAGTCCCATGCAAGAAGCCTGTACCAGCACTTGCTTTTCTGCTATATTATGCCATCACTAAATCTCACAAAGTTGATTAAGGGCTTGTTTGTAATACTTATCCCATGGATTTAAGTACAGAAACTTAAGAATGGTGCAGaatcattttttataattttgttatCGTTTTCTTCAAAAGTACATTTGCCTTGCTTCTTATCTTATAGGGCATATAAATTGTTTGGTCCAAAAGGTACTCCCAAAAATTCAGAATTATTTTCAGTGATATATGATCATATTGGATACATGATCCTCCAAGAGTCCTTCCCTTCATCCCTGGGTGGACCATGGATAGGGTTCCCTTTGTTTTTTTGATACACTAAAATTTTGATCATAAAAGCCAAAATACCTTAGTTGGTCCTTTACTTGCTAGGGAATGCTCACTTCCACATGTTATGAACAAGTTGTCCATGGTTTACTTGTGGAATATTTTACAACAGTATcatattatttgaaaaatattatgtttgtatAAAGAAACAAGTAAAAGGTAAATTCTCTCGAAATTTTTGACTTCCAACGTGCAATTTAATGTGGAAGAAGAAATTGTAACCATATTATGCAGTTGATGGGCATAAATTTTGTCCTGCTTATTCCGTAGTAATAATGATCTCAAGTCAGAGGCATGTTATATTTTCATAGTTGATGAAATTCTGGCATTCTCAGAGTAAGTTAATATTCAGGCCAATGTTTTATATTAACTATCAGTTAATTTAGTTAAAGAGACTTTGTACTAACATGAAAAACTCCAGAAAGTTATGATGTCACTAAAACTCAATTTTCCTTATTTTAAAAGGAAAAATGCTTTTACAAACTTCCATAGGATAGTCAACCATTGATATCATTCTTTGCCAATTTGTTTTAGGTGCTCAATTTCTGCTTGTAGCATTGTGCTCTAAAGTTGATGTCCTAATTTCAGGAAGCAAAGGTTTCTAAGGAATTAATTTGCTCGAGTACTACAAAGGGGCTTATTCATGTCTTTTTTGCTCAACGTGCAACATCAAAGGTAATTATACTTCATGTTTTGAATTTTATTGTCTCTTGTTTAATATTACTTCTTCTGAATTGTTGGTATATCGTCTATTTGTAGATGAAATATGTTTCTCACCTTCCTTTTTCATTAAAGATTTGATATTCCAAAGACAAATGTGAACTGAATATGGAACTGCCGATGCTTTTGTTGCTGCTAAATAAAATTTGCACACGGAATGAGGTGGCATGAGCCGAAACAAAGACATATACCTGCCTTTTGATGGGGTTTTACTTTCCAAAACAACTGATTTTGTGTCGTCTCACTATTGCTTTTCCATATCTAGCATGCCTTTTGTGGCTCTTCCTAAGAAGGTTGAAGCCGCCTTCTATCATACTTTCTGAAAAAGCCTTAGCCTTCATTCTGAGGTCATTAATTTTTCATCGAAGATGCAGATAGAACCAAGTAGAAGTTTAACACCATGGTATTTAGCTAGTTAGAGAGCCACCATCTTTTGTCAGATCAGATAAACAATGTTTGTTTTGTACTATTGAATATATATCTTTCTCGTTTCTGAATGCCTTCTTAGAATTTGAACTGCAAGAATTTGGCTTGAGCAAGTCCCTAAAAGACCCTGAGGACTTCTTAGGCCTTAGAATGGAGCATGGTGTTTTGAGAAGAAAGATGAACTGTGACATGGCTAAAGCTTTcttattgaaatatatatatttcatcaAAAGTAGGGTGGGCATACTTGTAGCCTCAAACCATAGCTTTGATGACCAAATTCGTGTTTGTATACCATTTATCTGATATTTATGTAGTTATCTTAACATACAGAAGATTTTGTGGAGTCATCAGTTTTCACCAAAATGCATATCCACTTGACCGGAATCTTAGCACTATCATCTTTAAATCCTCCAAGAGCCGGTTTCTTGTTGTACTCCAAAGTTTGTACTAACAAACAGACCTTCTGATTCCTGGAAATTGGCCTGGTTTTTATTGCTTTGCCtacaatatttttttacttgTCTTCCAGCTAGCCTTTGTGATACTTTTGAAGTTTTTAGATATATCTCTTTTGTCCTTATGCTTCTTTGCACTCTCTGCTGCCTTTTGAAGTCCAAATTTTAGTGTCTAGATGAATCAATATCTAATCTGATTTATCTTCTTGTTAGAAAATTCAGTAGTGTCACATAGGATGTCTTTTTGACACACTCgaataaaatgagaaagagagaggagcGGGGTGTTGCAGAATAGTTACTCAATGGATAAGCAGTTCTGAATTTTTGACATAGTGTGAGCAATGTGCAGCAAGAATCATTGATGTCATTTTGCATCTTATTTTTCTGTGATTTGGATAGTCAACTCTAAACGGGAAGACATATTCATGAAACCACGTaagatattatttttaaagaaaaattcttagtTTCCCTCTACTTTTTGATACTGAATTTTTACTTACTGCAAGTAGACTTTACTTGAGTTAGTAACTCATTTGAGTTCTATGAATTTCTTTTATGCATAATCTTTATTTGCATGGACCAGGGACAGATATTGGATATTCCTGTGTGCCTCCAAAGGTCTAGACTCTAGTCCTTTAATTTTCTTGTGAAAACATCCACTTTGTATAGGTACCAAACTGCAGCAACTTAAAATGAATTCTATTATTGTTATTAAGCCCAATCCTCAATTTCACGGTGTCTCCAAGTGTCAGATTCTTTGACTTTCTGGTGAAATATCAGCTTTTTCCTATACATGCCCAGttcagcaacttaaatgaagtctATGAATGTTAATAAGCCAAATCTTTGGCTGCAAGGGTTAGGGATATGTTTCAGATGTTCGCATCCAAGCCTTGGATCCTTTCTTTTAGTTTACAATATGGACGTAAATCTGTGGTGTACCAGAAGTGATATTATATTATACTAATATGATTAGGTTAAGAAACTTCAGAATGCAGATAATTTTGTTTCATTTTCTTACATGACTCGGATTTTCCATAAGCAAAGAATCTGGATGTGTTTCAAACTTAAACCTTAATTTTCTAGATATGATTAATTTTCTATCATTTAACTGTCTTTGGCAGGTACCTAATGTTACTGATGTTGGGATCAGACCAAGGAAAATAAAAAGAGTCGCCGTAATTGGTGGAGGCTTAATGGGTTCTGGAATAGCTACTGCCTTGATCTTAAACAATACACCTGTTATCCTCAAGGAAATTGATTCAAATTTACTGCAGAAAGGACTGAAAATGATAGAAGGTAAGTTCATAGTGATTAACCTCACTTCAAGTCcagatttctttttcttgtttctttttcccTTCAGATGCTGGGAAAACCATTAATATCGCATAATTGCTGCAGATATAATT comes from the Musa acuminata AAA Group cultivar baxijiao chromosome BXJ2-8, Cavendish_Baxijiao_AAA, whole genome shotgun sequence genome and includes:
- the LOC135619607 gene encoding uncharacterized protein LOC135619607: MASSYDYDDGSLESRYGRPPSAGHGGASTDLSYDPNFVPDSVKTFVVHLYRHIREKNVYEIHQMYEGSFQRLSDRMFRDNPWPSVEAIAPYVDNDHVFCLLYREMWFRHVYARLSPTGRQRVESWDNYCSLFGVVLHGVVNMQLPNQWLWDMVDEFVYQFQSYCQYRAKLKSKTEEELQLLQQYDQAWNVYGVLNYLQALVEKSAIIEILEREKEGLEQFTATDGYDYEGGTSNVLKMLGYYSMIGLLRVHCLLGDYHTGLKCLAPIDISQQGVYNVVIGSHISTIYHYGFSQLLVDRYAEAIREFNKILLYILKFKQYHQKSPQYDQILKKNEQMYALLAICLSLCPQINLVEENVNSQLRDKYNEKMTKMLRYDDEAYAVYDELFTYACPKFITPSAPVLEEPLTNYNQDAYRLQLKLFLYEVKQQQLLSGVRSFLKLYSTISIGKLAAYMEVDEPTLRTILMTYKHKMHAVDRDGKIIPNADLDYYISEDIVHVVESKPIKRYSDYFLRQVLKFEEMISELDRIKLD